The following proteins are co-located in the Deltaproteobacteria bacterium genome:
- a CDS encoding thioredoxin domain-containing protein, with amino-acid sequence MDQILKEYPKDAQFVYKQYPLPMHPFAMDAAKASLAASRQGKFWEMHDQLFANNKALQADKLKEYAQKIGLDAAKFEADMKSPEIQQQVQDEIKLGNDVGVTGTPTIFVNGKRLMNRSPEGFRAMIDEIIKKPS; translated from the coding sequence TCGTGTACAAGCAGTACCCGCTGCCGATGCACCCGTTTGCGATGGACGCGGCGAAGGCGTCACTGGCCGCGAGTAGGCAAGGCAAGTTCTGGGAGATGCACGATCAACTGTTCGCCAACAACAAGGCTCTGCAAGCCGACAAGCTGAAGGAGTACGCCCAGAAGATCGGCCTCGATGCCGCCAAGTTCGAAGCCGACATGAAGTCCCCGGAGATTCAGCAGCAGGTCCAAGACGAAATTAAGCTCGGCAACGACGTCGGGGTCACCGGCACACCGACCATCTTCGTAAACGGCAAGCGCCTGATGAACCGGTCGCCGGAAGGCTTCCGTGCGATGATCGATGAGATCATAAAGAAGCCGAGCTAA
- a CDS encoding SGNH/GDSL hydrolase family protein: MDRRGSRCHGVVSYALAFAAVIAASSSAVASTITQNVSWTIDRSGTSTKYRVVAYGDSIYAGYEGGLFDVAVWSAPNVQGDYASNYWGTDVEVVRRCKSGAKADDIYNNKIVGEKSYMQSTNTRIVTFEMCGNDFLQARSSFAGQTGTCNYGVLSTALTNCSTYQQNAMSFINANAYSGTKLKVIANIYYPGYNADNKLSSCTDSGTGQKVNLRDKFLPYLAKSNWRACNYANTYGFKCADTFANFMGADYDSNGDGQVDSDALKYVQGETESAYVTRITVTLKSTLRDANTHFATASTSYDYIQSDDTHPTYDGGIVGLSLFGNGSGSAPPDFTPSQFVNGKNPVWNQFGHERMGWGLSTYNPATP, from the coding sequence ATGGATCGAAGAGGGAGTCGGTGTCATGGGGTGGTGTCGTATGCGCTCGCGTTTGCGGCCGTCATCGCCGCGAGTTCCAGCGCCGTGGCGAGCACCATCACGCAGAATGTTTCGTGGACGATCGACCGGTCGGGGACATCAACGAAGTATCGGGTTGTCGCGTACGGCGACTCGATTTACGCGGGCTATGAGGGCGGTCTCTTCGACGTTGCGGTCTGGTCTGCGCCCAACGTCCAAGGCGACTATGCCTCGAATTACTGGGGGACCGATGTGGAGGTCGTCCGGCGCTGTAAGTCGGGCGCCAAGGCCGACGACATCTACAACAACAAGATCGTCGGGGAGAAGTCGTACATGCAGTCGACCAACACCCGCATCGTCACCTTCGAAATGTGCGGCAATGACTTTCTGCAGGCGCGCAGCAGCTTCGCCGGGCAGACCGGCACATGCAACTACGGCGTGCTCAGCACGGCGCTCACGAACTGTAGCACCTATCAACAGAACGCGATGTCCTTCATCAATGCCAACGCCTATTCCGGCACCAAGCTCAAGGTGATCGCCAACATCTACTACCCGGGCTACAACGCCGACAATAAGCTCAGCTCGTGCACCGATTCCGGCACCGGGCAGAAGGTCAACCTGCGCGACAAGTTCCTGCCCTATCTCGCCAAGAGCAACTGGCGCGCGTGCAACTACGCCAACACCTATGGGTTCAAGTGCGCCGACACCTTCGCGAACTTCATGGGCGCCGACTATGACTCGAATGGCGACGGCCAGGTCGACTCCGATGCGCTCAAGTACGTCCAAGGCGAGACCGAGAGCGCGTACGTAACCCGCATCACGGTGACGCTGAAATCTACGCTGCGCGACGCGAATACCCATTTCGCCACCGCCAGCACGAGCTACGACTACATCCAGTCGGACGACACACATCCGACGTACGATGGCGGCATCGTCGGGCTCAGCCTGTTTGGCAACGGTTCGGGTTCCGCGCCGCCGGACTTCACGCCGAGTCAGTTCGTCAACGGCAAGAACCCGGTCTGGAATCAGTTCGGTCACGAGCGCATGGGCTGGGGACTGTCGACGTACAACCCGGCCACCCCGTGA
- a CDS encoding alpha/beta hydrolase, giving the protein MKPSQVADEFRNKHFIDVGHARVCYRKVGDGPVLLLLHGFPLSGLTWRRIVPELSQRFTCYTFDLIGLGDSTSSDAADLSSPGQAAVFQGVLREQGVSSYALMGNDTGGWIARELALLEPERVTHLLLTNTEIPGHRPPWIPLYQRLVRLPGTAFVMRRMLASRGIRRSAMGFGGCFDNLDLIDGEFTELFLAPILDSPDRLASMFQFLMQMKFERLDRFRELHGKLSMPVAFVWGAADPTFFEDIARAMVSQFPNVTWFRSIPNAKLFLHEEQPEAVAKAAIEFLTGAA; this is encoded by the coding sequence GTGAAGCCATCGCAAGTCGCAGACGAATTCCGCAACAAACACTTCATCGACGTGGGTCACGCCAGGGTATGCTACCGCAAGGTCGGCGACGGCCCTGTCCTCCTCCTCTTGCACGGATTTCCTCTCTCCGGACTGACCTGGCGAAGAATAGTCCCGGAACTCTCGCAGCGGTTCACTTGCTACACGTTCGATTTGATTGGGCTCGGAGACTCGACCTCATCCGACGCCGCAGATTTGTCTTCCCCGGGGCAGGCCGCCGTGTTCCAAGGAGTGCTGCGCGAGCAAGGCGTCTCGTCGTACGCCTTGATGGGCAATGACACGGGCGGCTGGATCGCCCGTGAGTTGGCACTGCTCGAACCCGAGCGGGTCACGCACCTGCTTCTGACCAACACGGAGATTCCCGGTCACCGACCGCCGTGGATTCCGCTCTACCAACGTCTCGTGCGGCTACCCGGCACTGCCTTCGTGATGCGGCGCATGCTGGCGTCGCGAGGTATTCGCCGTTCCGCCATGGGATTCGGCGGCTGTTTCGACAATCTTGATTTGATCGACGGAGAATTCACCGAGCTGTTCCTCGCGCCGATTCTCGATTCTCCCGATCGTCTCGCCTCGATGTTTCAATTTTTGATGCAGATGAAGTTCGAGCGACTCGATCGTTTCCGCGAGCTGCACGGCAAGCTATCGATGCCGGTTGCATTCGTGTGGGGAGCGGCCGATCCGACCTTCTTCGAGGACATCGCTCGCGCGATGGTATCGCAGTTCCCCAATGTCACCTGGTTTCGATCGATCCCGAATGCGAAACTTTTCCTGCACGAGGAACAGCCCGAAGCGGTGGCGAAGGCGGCCATCGAGTTTCTGACAGGAGCTGCATAG
- a CDS encoding dienelactone hydrolase family protein codes for MPETTLAHSDSLEDFERRQVMLQGKTKLVFVAGTGPAVIVMTEMPGISPQVARFARWVRDAGFTVWMPNLFGVPGRSLSMGYALTSIIKGCVSAEFRAFAANASSPVTQWLRALAAHAHPLCGGKGVGAIGMCFTGNFALSMMLEPAMLAPVLSQPSLPMAKAGGMHIAPDELQAVKARLDREDLTVLAYRFEGDSFCRAARFAAYQQALGDRFQARVLPDSCANPDAPMKNPHSVVTLHLIDEQNQPTRKAVDEILGFFKMRLMGE; via the coding sequence ATGCCCGAGACCACACTCGCACACTCGGATTCGCTGGAAGACTTCGAACGACGGCAGGTCATGCTGCAAGGGAAGACTAAGCTTGTCTTCGTTGCAGGAACGGGTCCCGCGGTCATCGTGATGACCGAGATGCCCGGCATCTCACCGCAGGTTGCGCGCTTCGCGCGCTGGGTCCGCGACGCCGGCTTCACCGTGTGGATGCCGAATCTGTTCGGGGTGCCGGGACGGTCGCTGTCGATGGGCTATGCCCTCACCTCGATCATCAAAGGGTGCGTCAGCGCCGAGTTCCGCGCCTTTGCCGCCAACGCGTCGAGCCCGGTCACGCAGTGGTTGCGGGCACTGGCAGCGCACGCTCATCCTCTGTGCGGCGGCAAGGGGGTTGGGGCGATCGGGATGTGTTTCACCGGCAACTTCGCCTTGTCGATGATGCTCGAACCGGCGATGCTGGCGCCGGTGCTGTCGCAACCGTCGTTGCCGATGGCGAAAGCGGGTGGCATGCACATCGCGCCGGACGAATTGCAAGCGGTCAAGGCGCGCCTCGACCGCGAGGATCTCACCGTGCTCGCCTATCGCTTCGAGGGCGACAGCTTCTGCCGCGCCGCGCGCTTCGCCGCCTATCAGCAAGCGTTGGGCGACCGCTTCCAGGCGCGGGTTCTCCCCGACAGCTGCGCCAACCCGGATGCCCCGATGAAAAACCCACACAGCGTGGTGACGCTGCATCTGATCGATGAGCAAAATCAGCCGACGCGCAAGGCCGTCGATGAGATCCTCGGGTTCTTCAAGATGCGGTTGATGGGAGAGTGA
- the argJ gene encoding bifunctional glutamate N-acetyltransferase/amino-acid acetyltransferase ArgJ produces MKIDVKQVPIRVPGYRFGAAACGLKASGKRDIGLIVSDEPATAVAAFTTNRVQAAPVLLGKERIRGGRVQAVLVNSGNANAYTGRDGLRLARELCALAAQQLGISRNLVIPSSTGRIGVQLPREAVRKGVTAACRDLSADGFHRALEGIMTTDAFPKFAVEGLMLDGRDVTIAGMAKGAGMIAPRMVPHATLLSYILTDARVSRTALRKVLDLSLPQSFNAAVVDGDTSTNDTVLLLANGVAGNRELKSTARDFAAFAGAVGRIMRTLARMVVKDGEGATKLIDITVRRARTVADAERVADAIARSPLCKAAFFGGDPYTGRIVCAAGYSGAVFEPAKLDVFLDDVQVVRRGVEVVGSVEARASKVVARPEFSLTIDLHAGRAVAHRMASDLSVDYVRFNSDYRT; encoded by the coding sequence ATGAAGATCGACGTGAAGCAGGTTCCCATTCGCGTGCCGGGCTACCGCTTCGGCGCGGCGGCGTGTGGGTTGAAGGCCAGCGGCAAGCGCGACATCGGGTTGATTGTGTCGGATGAGCCGGCCACCGCGGTGGCGGCGTTCACGACCAATCGCGTGCAAGCGGCACCGGTGCTGCTCGGCAAGGAACGCATCCGCGGTGGCAGGGTGCAGGCGGTGCTGGTGAATAGCGGCAACGCCAATGCGTACACTGGCCGCGATGGCTTGCGACTCGCCCGCGAGCTGTGCGCGCTGGCCGCACAACAATTGGGGATCAGTCGGAACCTGGTCATCCCGTCGTCGACCGGTCGCATCGGCGTGCAGTTGCCGCGGGAGGCCGTCCGCAAAGGAGTGACCGCTGCCTGCCGCGATCTCAGTGCCGACGGTTTCCATCGCGCGCTCGAAGGCATCATGACCACCGACGCGTTTCCGAAGTTTGCCGTCGAGGGACTCATGCTCGATGGGCGCGACGTGACGATCGCCGGGATGGCGAAGGGTGCGGGCATGATCGCGCCCCGCATGGTGCCGCACGCAACCTTGTTGAGCTACATTCTCACCGATGCGCGCGTGTCGCGCACTGCGCTTCGAAAAGTACTCGACCTGAGTCTGCCGCAATCGTTCAACGCGGCCGTCGTCGATGGCGATACCAGCACCAACGATACGGTGCTGCTGCTCGCCAATGGCGTCGCCGGCAATCGAGAGCTGAAATCGACGGCGCGCGACTTCGCCGCGTTCGCGGGTGCGGTCGGGCGGATCATGCGCACGCTGGCGCGCATGGTGGTGAAAGACGGGGAGGGCGCGACGAAACTGATCGACATCACCGTCCGGCGCGCGCGGACCGTTGCGGATGCCGAGCGTGTCGCGGATGCGATCGCGCGCTCGCCGCTGTGCAAGGCGGCGTTCTTCGGCGGCGATCCGTACACGGGCCGCATCGTGTGCGCTGCCGGCTACAGTGGCGCGGTGTTCGAACCGGCGAAGCTCGACGTGTTCCTCGATGATGTGCAGGTCGTCCGGCGCGGCGTCGAAGTCGTCGGTTCGGTCGAAGCGCGCGCCTCGAAGGTCGTTGCGCGGCCTGAGTTCAGTTTGACCATCGACCTGCACGCGGGCCGCGCCGTCGCTCACCGCATGGCGTCGGATCTCAGCGTGGATTACGTGCGCTTCAATTCAGACTACCGGACGTGA
- a CDS encoding pyridoxamine 5'-phosphate oxidase family protein gives MASPTDAEVQAFVRGSLVVQVATLSPKGRPFVTPLWFVVDGGALYVTTGAASRAGKNVTQNPAVVLLFSGERAPVPARCLRLRGSATCVSGLPSWRVLLRILAKYYLSPRALVAELLNADKWRLRLRYYGQVKGGAGYIRVVPTAADFLARA, from the coding sequence ATGGCGTCGCCGACTGATGCGGAGGTGCAAGCGTTTGTACGCGGCTCGCTCGTCGTGCAGGTGGCGACGCTGTCGCCGAAAGGGCGTCCATTCGTGACGCCCTTGTGGTTCGTCGTCGACGGCGGTGCGCTCTATGTCACGACCGGAGCAGCATCGCGCGCGGGGAAGAATGTTACGCAGAACCCCGCGGTCGTGTTGCTGTTTAGCGGCGAGCGCGCCCCGGTCCCGGCGCGATGCCTTCGCCTGCGCGGGTCCGCCACATGTGTTTCCGGACTGCCTTCGTGGCGAGTGTTGCTCCGTATCCTTGCGAAGTATTACCTGTCGCCGCGCGCGCTCGTCGCGGAACTGCTCAATGCTGACAAGTGGCGCCTACGCCTGCGCTACTACGGCCAGGTGAAAGGCGGAGCCGGATACATCCGCGTCGTTCCGACGGCGGCCGATTTCTTGGCGAGGGCGTAG
- a CDS encoding cyclic nucleotide-binding domain-containing protein yields the protein MRPETHIAIAETEDEKRAVYRFRYDIYVKEMGRYQTTADHEHRMLVEDCDAHSRIFYATEDGNVVATLRLTWGGDAPLPPRMIEQYHLAPFLAELPPAAIAVGERGMVTPRLRSSDLFLRLIGAAFHFVNDRRIQLFFGDCEPHLLNLYLGLGYRTYSKKNVNSAEAGYLIPIVYVPEDLAYVRPLNSPLLEHLRDFGDEARVPPCVERIVAEGSGVRSRRLMESAAYWGEVHGALSELEANRISAFDGMTEDDAARCLDRSTIIQCSAGDHVLKRGGVARNLFVVLAGTVEVRDGEIVQAVLGPGDVFGEMAFLLERPRTKDVYAVTDGVRVLSLSESTLRQMINGDPTVAAHLLLNISKMLCLRLLKQS from the coding sequence ATGCGCCCAGAAACCCATATCGCTATCGCTGAAACCGAAGACGAGAAGCGTGCCGTCTACCGCTTCCGCTACGACATCTACGTGAAGGAGATGGGCCGCTACCAGACCACTGCCGACCACGAGCACCGGATGTTGGTCGAGGATTGCGACGCTCACAGCCGGATCTTCTACGCGACGGAAGACGGCAACGTCGTCGCGACGCTCCGCCTCACCTGGGGCGGTGACGCGCCGCTGCCGCCGCGCATGATCGAGCAGTACCACCTCGCGCCGTTTCTCGCCGAGCTGCCGCCGGCGGCGATCGCGGTCGGCGAACGCGGCATGGTCACCCCGCGCTTGCGCAGCAGCGACTTGTTCCTGCGGCTGATCGGCGCCGCGTTTCATTTCGTCAACGATCGGCGCATCCAGCTCTTCTTCGGCGACTGCGAACCGCACTTGTTGAACCTCTATCTCGGCCTCGGATACCGCACCTACTCCAAGAAGAACGTCAACAGCGCCGAGGCCGGCTATCTCATTCCCATCGTCTACGTGCCGGAGGACCTCGCCTACGTGCGGCCCCTCAACTCGCCGTTGCTCGAACACCTACGGGATTTCGGCGACGAGGCCCGTGTGCCACCGTGCGTCGAGCGAATTGTGGCCGAGGGCAGCGGCGTGCGCAGCCGGCGACTGATGGAGTCCGCTGCCTACTGGGGAGAGGTGCACGGCGCGCTCAGCGAACTTGAGGCGAACCGCATCTCGGCCTTCGATGGCATGACGGAGGACGATGCGGCGCGCTGCCTCGATCGCAGCACCATCATCCAGTGCAGCGCCGGCGATCACGTGCTCAAACGGGGCGGCGTCGCTCGCAATCTTTTCGTCGTCCTCGCCGGCACCGTCGAAGTGCGCGACGGCGAGATCGTGCAGGCGGTGCTTGGTCCAGGCGATGTCTTCGGCGAAATGGCCTTCCTCTTAGAACGGCCGCGCACGAAAGACGTGTACGCGGTGACCGACGGTGTCCGCGTGCTCAGCCTCAGCGAGAGCACGCTCCGCCAGATGATCAACGGCGATCCCACCGTCGCCGCCCACTTGCTGCTCAACATCTCCAAGATGCTCTGCCTGCGGCTTCTGAAACAAAGCTAG
- a CDS encoding sterol desaturase family protein: protein MSSAEPRKFGSGWISGSASIVLGAMGLGAVLCLLFPAQLTTPELRAIYPMGIVRGLIQAGIVTGFVLGLLSIVLRKSKALGLAGLLLATIAVLLGGWEVPVEVPVAKSNYLGLDWFLLDLLLMSVLFVPIERLFPRVSQPILRDEFSTDLVYFFIGHVLIQVFVFFTVAPATAFFAWARHPSFEAAITSQPLPVQFVEIVFVSDLFFYWTHRLFHRVPFLWRAHAVHHSPRQMDWLAGSRLHILEIVIVRAVMFLPLFVCGFSASAVQAYVAFVALHAVLLHANVRFRFGWLEQIIAMPRYHQFHHASDGESLDKNFAVHLPWLDRLFGTQYLPRDGWPKHMGVAGDPLPATYWAQLVYPFRPPRASV from the coding sequence ATGAGTAGCGCCGAGCCACGCAAGTTTGGCTCGGGATGGATCAGCGGCAGTGCGTCGATCGTGTTGGGCGCGATGGGGCTCGGTGCGGTTCTCTGCCTGCTCTTTCCCGCCCAGCTCACCACCCCGGAGCTTCGGGCGATCTACCCGATGGGTATCGTGCGTGGGCTGATCCAAGCCGGAATCGTGACAGGCTTCGTGCTCGGCCTTTTGAGTATCGTACTACGCAAGAGCAAGGCGCTTGGACTCGCCGGCCTCTTGCTGGCAACCATCGCGGTCCTGTTGGGCGGCTGGGAAGTCCCGGTCGAGGTGCCGGTCGCAAAGTCCAACTACCTAGGCCTCGATTGGTTCCTGCTCGACCTGCTTCTAATGTCGGTGCTATTCGTGCCCATCGAACGACTGTTTCCGCGCGTTTCGCAGCCCATCCTGCGCGACGAGTTTTCGACCGATCTCGTCTATTTTTTCATAGGTCACGTGCTGATTCAGGTCTTCGTTTTCTTCACGGTGGCCCCCGCGACCGCCTTTTTCGCCTGGGCGCGCCATCCCTCCTTCGAGGCCGCGATCACCTCGCAGCCGCTACCCGTGCAGTTCGTCGAAATCGTGTTCGTGTCCGACTTGTTCTTCTACTGGACGCACCGCCTCTTTCACCGAGTACCTTTCTTGTGGCGCGCGCACGCGGTGCACCATTCGCCGCGTCAGATGGACTGGCTCGCCGGCTCGCGCCTGCACATCCTTGAAATCGTGATCGTACGGGCGGTGATGTTCCTGCCACTCTTCGTCTGTGGCTTTTCCGCATCGGCGGTTCAGGCTTACGTGGCATTCGTCGCGTTACACGCCGTCTTGCTCCACGCCAATGTCCGCTTTCGCTTTGGCTGGCTAGAGCAGATCATCGCGATGCCCCGCTACCACCAGTTCCACCACGCATCCGACGGAGAGTCCCTCGACAAGAACTTCGCGGTGCACTTGCCGTGGCTCGATCGACTGTTTGGAACTCAGTACCTTCCCCGCGACGGTTGGCCGAAGCACATGGGCGTCGCGGGCGACCCACTGCCGGCAACGTACTGGGCGCAGCTCGTCTATCCGTTCCGTCCGCCGCGCGCGTCGGTTTAG